From Camelina sativa cultivar DH55 chromosome 7, Cs, whole genome shotgun sequence, one genomic window encodes:
- the LOC104701889 gene encoding patellin-1-like isoform X2, with translation MAQEEVQKSADVAVPVTEKPMTDKEVNTIHTPVAEKKDAPPASDEKAVPEKEESPVVETEKSVPVKEEETAVVAEKVILLTAEEVQKKALEEFKELVREALKKREFTAPPTPVKEEKPEEKKPEEETKTEEKKEETSTEVKVEEEKPVVPAAAPAETKMEEKAATETTEKASGADEDGTKTVEAIEESIVSVSPPESAAAPVVEETIAVAEAEPVEPEEVSIWGVPLLQDERSDVILTKFLRARDFKVKEALTMLKNTVQWRKENKIDELVESGGEEEASEFEKMVFAHGVDKEGHAVIYSSYGEFQNKELFSDKEKLNKFLNWRIQLQEKCVRAIDFSNPEAKSSFVFVSDFRNAPGLGKRALWQFIRRAVKQFEDNYPEFAARELFINVPWWYIPYYKTFGSIITSPRTRSKMVLAGPSKSAETIFKYIAPEQVPVKYGGLSKEVPANTVETVTEVIVKPAGNYTIELPASEACTLSWELRVLGADVSYGAQFEPTIEGSYAVIVSKTRKIGSTDEPVITDSFKVGEPGKIVITIDNQTSKKKKVLYRFKTQPKV, from the exons ATGGCTCAAGAAGAGGTACAGAAATCAGCTGATGTGGCTGTTCCGGTGACGGAGAAACCTATGACTGATAAGGAGGTTAATACTATTCATACCCCTGTGGCAGAGAAGAAGGATGCACCTCCTGCCTCGGATGAGAAGGCGGTTCCGGAGAAGGAAGAGTCTCCGGTGGTGGAAACGGAGAAATCTGTTCcagtgaaggaagaagagacgGCTGTTGTAGCTGAGAAGGTGATTCTTCTAACGGCTGAGGAAGTTCAGAAGAAGGCACTTGAAGAGTTCAAGGAGCTTGTCAGGGAGGCTTTGAAAAAACGAGAGTTCACTGCTCCCCCGACGCCGGTGAAGGAAGAGAAACCTGAAGAGAAGAAACCAGAGGAGGAaactaaaacagaggaaaagaaagaagagacctCGACTGAGGTgaaggttgaagaagagaaacctGTGGTTCCAGCGGCGGCTCCGGCAGAGACAAAAATGGAAGAGAAAGCAGCAACTGAAACAACCGAGAAAGCCTCTG GTGCTGACGAAGATGGAACAAAGACCGTTGAAGCCATCGAAGAATCGATCGTCTCAGTTTCACCACCTGAATCAGCCGCCGCACCGGTCGTAGAAGAGACCATAGCCGTCGCCGAGGCTGAGCCAGTTGAGCCAGAAGAAGTCTCGATCTGGGGAGTCCCACTCCTCCAAGACGAGAGATCTGACGTGATCCTCACGAAATTTCTCCGTGCAAGAGACTTCAAGGTCAAAGAAGCTTTAACTATGCTCAAAAACACCGTCCAGTGGcgtaaagaaaacaagatcgACGAGCTCGTCGAGtctggaggagaagaagaagctagcgAGTTCGAGAAGATGGTGTTCGCTCACGGTGTTGACAAAGAAGGACACGCCGTGATCTACAGCTCCTACGGTGAGTTCCAGAACAAAGAGCTATTCTCCGACAAGGAGAAGCTTAACAAGTTCCTCAACTGGAGGATTCAGCTGCAAGAGAAGTGTGTGAGAGCTATTGACTTCAGCAACCCTGAGGCTAAATCTTCGTTCGTTTTCGTCAGTGACTTCAGGAACGCTCCAGGACTTGGGAAGAGAGCGTTGTGGCAATTCATCAGACGCGCTGTTAAACAATTCGAAGACAATTATCCTGAATTCGCCGCTAGAGAG ctaTTCATCAATGTGCCATGGTGGTACATTCCATACTACAAAACATTCGGATCTATCATCACATCGCCAAGGACTAGGAGCAAGATGGTCCTTGCTGGTCCATCCAAATCTGCCGAAACAATTTTCAA ATACATAGCTCCTGAACAAGTCCCGGTTAAATATGGCGGACTTAGCAAAGAGGTTCCTGCAAACACTGTAGAAACCGTAACCGAGGTCATCGTTAAACCGGCAGGAAACTACACCATTGAATTGCCTGCTTCTGAG GCATGTACGCTCTCATGGGAGCTTAGGGTTTTGGGTGCAGACGTGAGCTACGGAGCTCAGTTTGAGCCAACCATCGAAGGAAGCTATGCTGTGATCGTCTCTAAAACCCGGAAGATTGGGTCAACTGACGAACCGGTGATAACCGATTCTTTTAAGGTGGGTGAACCGGGTAAGATTGTGATCACAATCGATAACCAGacttccaagaagaagaaagtgctTTACAGGTTCAAAACTCAACCAAAGGTCTGA
- the LOC104701889 gene encoding patellin-1-like isoform X3, with product MAQEEVQKSADVAVPVTEKPMTDKEVNTIHTPVAEKKDAPPASDEKAVPEKEESPKEESPVVEAEKSVPVKEEETAVVAEKVIVLTAEEVQKKSLEEFKELVREALNKREFTAPPTPVNEEKPEEKKPEEETKTEEKKTEEKKEETSTEVKAEEEKPVVPAAAPAETKTEEKAATETTEKASGADEDGTKTVEAIEESIVSVSPPESAAAPVVEETIAVAEAEPVEPEEVSIWGVPLLQDERSDVILTKFLRARDFKVKEALTMLKNTVQWRKENKIDELVESGGEEEASEFEKMVFAHGVDKEGHAVIYSSYGEFQNKELFSDKEKLNKFLNWRIQLQEKCVRAIDFSNPEAKSSFVFVSDFRNAPGLGKRALWQFIRRAVKQFEDNYPEFAARELFINVPWWYIPYYKTFGSIITSPRTRSKMVLAGPSKSAETIFKYIAPEQVPVKYGGLSKEVPANTVETVTEVIVKPAGNYTIELPASEACTLSWELRVLGADVSYGAQFEPTIEGSYAVIVSKTRKIGSTDEPVITDSFKVGEPGKIVITIDNQTSKKKKVLYRFKTQPKV from the exons ATGGCTCAAGAAGAGGTACAGAAATCAGCTGATGTGGCTGTTCCGGTGACGGAGAAACCTATGACTGATAAGGAGGTTAATACTATTCATACCCCTGTGGCAGAGAAGAAGGATGCACCTCCTGCCTCGGATGAGAAGGCGGTTCCGGAGAAGGAAGAGTCTCCG AAGGAGGAGTCTCCGGTGGTGGAAGCGGAGAAATCTGTTCcagtgaaggaagaagagacgGCTGTTGTAGCTGAGAAGGTGATTGTTCTAACGGCTGAGGAAGTTCAGAAGAAGTCACTTGAAGAGTTCAAGGAGCTTGTCAGGGAGGCTTTGAACAAACGAGAGTTCACTGCTCCCCCGACGCCGGTGAATGAAGAGAAACCTGAAGAGAAGAAACCAGAGGAGGAaactaaaacagaggaaaagaaaacagaggaaaagaaagaagagacctCGACTGAGGTGAAGGCTGAAGAAGAGAAACCTGTGGTTCCAGCGGCGGCTCCGGCAGAGACAAAAACCGAAGAGAAAGCAGCAACTGAAACAACCGAGAAAGCCTCTGGTGCTGACGAAGATGGAACAAAGACCGTTGAAGCCATCGAAGAATCGATCGTCTCAGTTTCACCACCTGAATCAGCCGCCGCACCGGTCGTAGAAGAGACCATAGCCGTCGCCGAGGCTGAGCCAGTTGAGCCAGAAGAAGTCTCGATCTGGGGAGTCCCACTCCTCCAAGACGAGAGATCTGACGTGATCCTCACGAAATTTCTCCGTGCAAGAGACTTCAAGGTCAAAGAAGCTTTAACTATGCTCAAAAACACCGTCCAGTGGcgtaaagaaaacaagatcgACGAGCTCGTCGAGtctggaggagaagaagaagctagcgAGTTCGAGAAGATGGTGTTCGCTCACGGTGTTGACAAAGAAGGACACGCCGTGATCTACAGCTCCTACGGTGAGTTCCAGAACAAAGAGCTATTCTCCGACAAGGAGAAGCTTAACAAGTTCCTCAACTGGAGGATTCAGCTGCAAGAGAAGTGTGTGAGAGCTATTGACTTCAGCAACCCTGAGGCTAAATCTTCGTTCGTTTTCGTCAGTGACTTCAGGAACGCTCCAGGACTTGGGAAGAGAGCGTTGTGGCAATTCATCAGACGCGCTGTTAAACAATTCGAAGACAATTATCCTGAATTCGCCGCTAGAGAG ctaTTCATCAATGTGCCATGGTGGTACATTCCATACTACAAAACATTCGGATCTATCATCACATCGCCAAGGACTAGGAGCAAGATGGTCCTTGCTGGTCCATCCAAATCTGCCGAAACAATTTTCAA ATACATAGCTCCTGAACAAGTCCCGGTTAAATATGGCGGACTTAGCAAAGAGGTTCCTGCAAACACTGTAGAAACCGTAACCGAGGTCATCGTTAAACCGGCAGGAAACTACACCATTGAATTGCCTGCTTCTGAG GCATGTACGCTCTCATGGGAGCTTAGGGTTTTGGGTGCAGACGTGAGCTACGGAGCTCAGTTTGAGCCAACCATCGAAGGAAGCTATGCTGTGATCGTCTCTAAAACCCGGAAGATTGGGTCAACTGACGAACCGGTGATAACCGATTCTTTTAAGGTGGGTGAACCGGGTAAGATTGTGATCACAATCGATAACCAGacttccaagaagaagaaagtgctTTACAGGTTCAAAACTCAACCAAAGGTCTGA
- the LOC104701889 gene encoding patellin-1-like isoform X1 — translation MAQEEVQKSADVAVPVTKKPMTDKEVNTIPTPVAEQKDAPPASDEKAVPEKEESPVVEAEKSVPVKEEETAVVAEKVIVLTAEEVQKKSLEEFKELVREALNKREFTAPPTPVNEEKPEEKKPEEETKTEEKKTEEKKEETSTEVKAEEEKPVVPAAAPAETKTEEKAATETTEKASGADEDGTKTVEAIEESIVSVSPPESAAAPVVEETIAVAEAEPVEPEEVSIWGVPLLQDERSDVILTKFLRARDFKVKEALTMLKNTVQWRKENKIDELVESGGEEEASEFEKMVFAHGVDKEGHAVIYSSYGEFQNKELFSDKEKLNKFLNWRIQLQEKCVRAIDFSNPEAKSSFVFVSDFRNAPGLGKRALWQFIRRAVKQFEDNYPEFAARELFINVPWWYIPYYKTFGSIITSPRTRSKMVLAGPSKSAETIFKYIAPEQVPVKYGGLSKEVPANTVETVTEVIVKPAGNYTIELPASEACTLSWELRVLGADVSYGAQFEPTIEGSYAVIVSKTRKIGSTDEPVITDSFKVGEPGKIVITIDNQTSKKKKVLYRFKTQPKV, via the exons ATGGCTCAAGAAGAGGTACAGAAATCAGCTGATGTGGCCGTTCCGGTGACGAAGAAACCTATGACTGATAAGGAAGTTAATACTATTCCTACCCCTGTGGCAGAGCAGAAGGATGCACCTCCTGCCTCGGATGAGAAGGCGGTTCCGGAGAAGGAGGAGTCTCCGGTGGTGGAAGCGGAGAAATCTGTTCcagtgaaggaagaagagacgGCTGTTGTAGCTGAGAAGGTGATTGTTCTAACGGCTGAGGAAGTTCAGAAGAAGTCACTTGAAGAGTTCAAGGAGCTTGTCAGGGAGGCTTTGAACAAACGAGAGTTCACTGCTCCCCCGACGCCGGTGAATGAAGAGAAACCTGAAGAGAAGAAACCAGAGGAGGAaactaaaacagaggaaaagaaaacagaggaaaagaaagaagagacctCGACTGAGGTGAAGGCTGAAGAAGAGAAACCTGTGGTTCCAGCGGCGGCTCCGGCAGAGACAAAAACCGAAGAGAAAGCAGCAACTGAAACAACCGAGAAAGCCTCTGGTGCTGACGAAGATGGAACAAAGACCGTTGAAGCCATCGAAGAATCGATCGTCTCAGTTTCACCACCTGAATCAGCCGCCGCACCGGTCGTAGAAGAGACCATAGCCGTCGCCGAGGCTGAGCCAGTTGAGCCAGAAGAAGTCTCGATCTGGGGAGTCCCACTCCTCCAAGACGAGAGATCTGACGTGATCCTCACGAAATTTCTCCGTGCAAGAGACTTCAAGGTCAAAGAAGCTTTAACTATGCTCAAAAACACCGTCCAGTGGcgtaaagaaaacaagatcgACGAGCTCGTCGAGtctggaggagaagaagaagctagcgAGTTCGAGAAGATGGTGTTCGCTCACGGTGTTGACAAAGAAGGACACGCCGTGATCTACAGCTCCTACGGTGAGTTCCAGAACAAAGAGCTATTCTCCGACAAGGAGAAGCTTAACAAGTTCCTCAACTGGAGGATTCAGCTGCAAGAGAAGTGTGTGAGAGCTATTGACTTCAGCAACCCTGAGGCTAAATCTTCGTTCGTTTTCGTCAGTGACTTCAGGAACGCTCCAGGACTTGGGAAGAGAGCGTTGTGGCAATTCATCAGACGCGCTGTTAAACAATTCGAAGACAATTATCCTGAATTCGCCGCTAGAGAG ctaTTCATCAATGTGCCATGGTGGTACATTCCATACTACAAAACATTCGGATCTATCATCACATCGCCAAGGACTAGGAGCAAGATGGTCCTTGCTGGTCCATCCAAATCTGCCGAAACAATTTTCAA ATACATAGCTCCTGAACAAGTCCCGGTTAAATATGGCGGACTTAGCAAAGAGGTTCCTGCAAACACTGTAGAAACCGTAACCGAGGTCATCGTTAAACCGGCAGGAAACTACACCATTGAATTGCCTGCTTCTGAG GCATGTACGCTCTCATGGGAGCTTAGGGTTTTGGGTGCAGACGTGAGCTACGGAGCTCAGTTTGAGCCAACCATCGAAGGAAGCTATGCTGTGATCGTCTCTAAAACCCGGAAGATTGGGTCAACTGACGAACCGGTGATAACCGATTCTTTTAAGGTGGGTGAACCGGGTAAGATTGTGATCACAATCGATAACCAGacttccaagaagaagaaagtgctTTACAGGTTCAAAACTCAACCAAAGGTCTGA